One region of Triticum aestivum cultivar Chinese Spring chromosome 6B, IWGSC CS RefSeq v2.1, whole genome shotgun sequence genomic DNA includes:
- the LOC123135383 gene encoding ruBisCO large subunit-binding protein subunit beta, chloroplastic isoform X1 produces the protein MASPFGGASTCGLKAAAPSGFTARKQLSLVSPLLVSLPQRARPGRRCSFRVNAAKELYFNKDGSAIKKLQCGVNKLADLVGVTLGPKGRNVVLESKYGSPRIVNDGVTVAKEVELEDPVENIGAKLVRQAAAKTNDLAGDGTTTSVILAQGMIAEGVKIVAAGANPVQIARGIEKTTKALVGELRKMSKEVEDSELADVAAVSAGNNYEIGNMIADAMSKVGRQGVVTLEEGKSAENNLYVVEGMQFDRGYISPYFVTDSEKMSVEYENCKLLLVDKKINNARDLITLLEDAIKGGHPILIIAEDIEQEALATLVVNRLRGALKIAAIKAPGFGERKSQYLDDIATLTGGTVIREEIGLSLDKADKEVLGNAAKVVITKDSTTIVGDGTTQEEVTKRVTQIRNQIEASEQEYEKEKLNERIAKLSGGVAVIQVGAQTETELKEKKLRVEDALNATKAAVEEGIVVGGGCTLLRLASKVDAIKETLENDEQKVGAEIVRKSLSYPLKLIAKNAGVNGSVVPKKVLVNDNFRYGYNAATGNYEDLMAAGIIDPTKVVRCCLEHAASVAKTFITSDAVVVDIKESEKAPAANPMAGSGYGF, from the exons ATGGCTTCACCGTTCGGGGGCGCCTCCACCTGTGGCCTCAAGGCAGCCGCTCCTTCCGGATTTACGGCCAGGAAGCAGCTCTCCCTCGTTTCGCCCCTGTTGGTCTCGCTGCCCCAGAGGGCCAGGCCGGGGAGAAGGTGCAGTTTCCGAGTGAACGCTGCAAAGGAGCTGTATTTCAACAAGGATGGGTCGGCTATCAAGAAGCTGCAA TGTGGAGTCAATAAGCTTGCTGATCTGGTTGGAGTTACTCTTGGCCCAAAAGGACGGAATGTCGTCCTTGAGAGCAAATACGGGTCGCCTAGAATTGTCAATGATGGCGTTACGGTGGCAAAAGAG GTTGAGCTGGAGGACCCTGTTGAAAATATTGGAGCTAAATTGGTCAGGCAAGCTGCTGCTAAGACCAATGATTTGGCAGGTGATGGAACAACCACTTCTGTCATCCTTGCTCAAGGGATGATTGCCGAGGGTGTTAAG ATTGTAGCTGCCGGTGCTAATCCAGTACAGATTGCCCGTGGTATTGAGAAAACAACCAAAGCACTGGTCGGTGAGCTCCGAAAGATGTCCAAGGAG GTTGAAGATAGCGAACTTGCTGATGTTGCTGCAGTAAGCGCTGGAAATAACTACGAAATTGGCAACATGATAGCTGATGCTATGAGCAAAGTTGGGCGACAGGGGGTGGTTACACTTGAAGAAGGCAAGAGTGCTGAAAACAACCTCTATGTGGTTGAAGGCATGCAATTCGACCGCGGCTATATTTCTCCCTACTTTGTAACTGACAGTGAAAAAATGTCAGTGGAGTATGAGAATTGCAAG CTGCTTCTTGTGGACAAGAAAATTAACAATGCCCGAGATCTCATCACTCTTCTGGAGGACGCTATTAAGGGTGGGCATCCAATTCTAATAATCGCAGAGGATATTGAGCAGGAAGCTCTTGCAACTCTTGTGGTCAATAGGCTTAGAGGTGCACTGAAGATTGCTGCTATTAAAGCCCCTGGTTTTGGAGAGCGCAAGAGTCAATACCTGGATGATATCGCTACTCTGACAGGAG GCACTGTCATCAGAGAAGAAATTGGACTGTCCCTGGACAAAGCAGACAAAGAAGTTCTTGGAAATGCCGCCAAGGTTGTAATTACTAAGGATTCCACAACAATTGTTGGAGATGGTACTACACAGGAGGAAGTAACCAAAAGGGTTACACAAATCAGGAACCAAATTGAG GCTTCTGAACAGGAATATGAAAAGGAAAAGCTAAACGAGAGGATAGCTAAGCTATCCGGTGGTGTTGCTGTCATTCAG GTTGGAGCACAGACTGAAACTgagctaaaagaaaagaaattgagGGTTGAAGATGCACTGAATGCAACAAAG GCGGCTGTCGAGGAAGGTATTGTTGTCGGTGGTGGTTGTACTCTTTTAAGGCTTGCATCTAAAGTTGATGCCATTAAAGAAACCCTTGAGAATGATGAACAGAAG GTCGGCGCTGAAATTGTTAGGAAATCCTTGAGTTATCCACTTAAACTGATTGCGAAGAACGCTGGTGTTAATGGCAGCGTGGTTCCCAAAAAG GTCCTTGTGAATGACAACTTCAGGTACGGTTACAATGCCGCTACAGGGAATTATGAGGATTTGATGGCTGCTGGTATTATTGATCCCACCAAG GTTGTGAGGTGTTGCTTGGAGCATGCCGCATCGGTGGCGAAAACTTTCATCACCTCGGACGCCGTCGTGGTCGACATCAAGGAATCTGAGAAGGCGCCTGCCGCAAACCCAATGGCCGGTTCAG GTTATGGGTTCTAA
- the LOC123133085 gene encoding red chlorophyll catabolite reductase, with product MQGCHANTMPSRGGLQMLQDIWTSLVSAGHSSGSTCDVILSCHRSAWIDNRISHLVVHVVESAMLRPATSVSVAAPTLPTIFRLRRGAAPPLRGRRSSTTVRARMPLVQQEVTLPSLAHREVARALAAEAAAAVPLLPSAVPADVADFRNSAGTAVGTLDVRRGAPASSIDFMLHSSLHCKVPNGAIDITSVLIFLNALTDAPHFLMEFIQGSPTSMVVILDLLPRKDLALHPEYLHKYYEHTHLDKQREKIEELPQTRPYRSPSLYVRSAVSVTIDCGQGGEGTLEEIVCGHLASAVKEVLQTWLHSCACDTSKMVEAEREIMIKRDQAVRLKSIEVDLTANLPRMFGPDVSGQIIAEIRQAFGVQLQEA from the exons ATGCAAGGATGCCATGCCAATACCATGCCTTCACGGGGCGGCTTGCAGATGCTGCAGGATATATGGACCAGCTTGGTGTCAGCTGGCCATTCGTCTGGTAGCACATGTGATGTGATTTTAAGCTGCCATCGCTCGGCGTGGATTGATAACCGTATTTCACATCTCGTTGTTCACGTAGTCGAGAGTGCCATGCTCCGGCCGGCGACCTCCGTCTCTGTGGCTGCGCCCACGCTCCCTACCAtcttccgcctccgccgcggcGCGGCTCCGCCTCTCAGGGGCAGAAGGTCGAGCACCACGGTGCGCGCGCGCATGCCGCTGGTGCAGCAGGAGGTAACCCTGCCGTCGCTGGCGCACCGGGAGGTAGCGCGGGCGCTGGCAGccgaggcggcggcagcggtgcCGCTGCTGCCCTCGGCTGTGCCCGCCGACGTGGCTGACTTCCGGAACAGCGCTGGGACCGCCGTCGGCACGCTGGACGTGCGCCGAGGCGCGCCTGCCTCGTCG ATTGATTTCATGCTGCACTCATCACTCCACTGCAAAGTCCCAAATGGCGCAATCGACATTACGTCGGTTCTTATTTTCCTCAATGCCTTGACAGATGCACCACATTTTCTCATGGAGTTCATACAAGGCAGCCCAACTTCAATGGTTGTGATTCTTGATCTGCTCCCACGGAAAGACCTCGCTCTCCACCCGGAGTACCTCCACAAGTACTATGAACATACTCACTTGGACAAGCAACGTGAGAAGATCGAAGAATTGCCACAAACCCGTCCATACCGGTCGCCGTCGCTCTATGTGCGCAGTGCTGTGTCGGTCACCATCGACTGCGGGCAAGGAGGGGAGGGTACCTTGGAAGAGATAGTGTGTGGTCATCTGGCGTCAGCTGTGAAGGAGGTTCTTCAAACCTGGCTTCATAGTTGTGCTTGTGACACCTCCAAAATGGTAGAGGCCGAGAGGGAGATCATGATCAAGAGGGACCAAGCTGTAAGATTAAAATCAATCGAGGTCGACCTAACTGCAAATTTGCCTAGGATGTTTGGTCCCGATGTGTCTGGCCAGATTATTGCTGAAATCCGTCAGGCCTTTGGGGTACAACTACAAGAGGCCTAG
- the LOC123135383 gene encoding ruBisCO large subunit-binding protein subunit beta, chloroplastic isoform X3: protein MASPFGGASTCGLKAAAPSGFTARKQLSLVSPLLVSLPQRARPGRRCSFRVNAAKELYFNKDGSAIKKLQCGVNKLADLVGVTLGPKGRNVVLESKYGSPRIVNDGVTVAKEVELEDPVENIGAKLVRQAAAKTNDLAGDGTTTSVILAQGMIAEGVKIVAAGANPVQIARGIEKTTKALVGELRKMSKEVEDSELADVAAVSAGNNYEIGNMIADAMSKVGRQGVVTLEEGKSAENNLYVVEGMQFDRGYISPYFVTDSEKMSVEYENCKLLLVDKKINNARDLITLLEDAIKGGHPILIIAEDIEQEALATLVVNRLRGALKIAAIKAPGFGERKSQYLDDIATLTGGTVIREEIGLSLDKADKEVLGNAAKVVITKDSTTIVGDGTTQEEVTKRVTQIRNQIEASEQEYEKEKLNERIAKLSGGVAVIQVGAQTETELKEKKLRVEDALNATKAAVEEGIVVGGGCTLLRLASKVDAIKETLENDEQKVGAEIVRKSLSYPLKLIAKNAGVNGSVVPKKVLVNDNFRYGYNAATGNYEDLMAAGIIDPTKVVRCCL from the exons ATGGCTTCACCGTTCGGGGGCGCCTCCACCTGTGGCCTCAAGGCAGCCGCTCCTTCCGGATTTACGGCCAGGAAGCAGCTCTCCCTCGTTTCGCCCCTGTTGGTCTCGCTGCCCCAGAGGGCCAGGCCGGGGAGAAGGTGCAGTTTCCGAGTGAACGCTGCAAAGGAGCTGTATTTCAACAAGGATGGGTCGGCTATCAAGAAGCTGCAA TGTGGAGTCAATAAGCTTGCTGATCTGGTTGGAGTTACTCTTGGCCCAAAAGGACGGAATGTCGTCCTTGAGAGCAAATACGGGTCGCCTAGAATTGTCAATGATGGCGTTACGGTGGCAAAAGAG GTTGAGCTGGAGGACCCTGTTGAAAATATTGGAGCTAAATTGGTCAGGCAAGCTGCTGCTAAGACCAATGATTTGGCAGGTGATGGAACAACCACTTCTGTCATCCTTGCTCAAGGGATGATTGCCGAGGGTGTTAAG ATTGTAGCTGCCGGTGCTAATCCAGTACAGATTGCCCGTGGTATTGAGAAAACAACCAAAGCACTGGTCGGTGAGCTCCGAAAGATGTCCAAGGAG GTTGAAGATAGCGAACTTGCTGATGTTGCTGCAGTAAGCGCTGGAAATAACTACGAAATTGGCAACATGATAGCTGATGCTATGAGCAAAGTTGGGCGACAGGGGGTGGTTACACTTGAAGAAGGCAAGAGTGCTGAAAACAACCTCTATGTGGTTGAAGGCATGCAATTCGACCGCGGCTATATTTCTCCCTACTTTGTAACTGACAGTGAAAAAATGTCAGTGGAGTATGAGAATTGCAAG CTGCTTCTTGTGGACAAGAAAATTAACAATGCCCGAGATCTCATCACTCTTCTGGAGGACGCTATTAAGGGTGGGCATCCAATTCTAATAATCGCAGAGGATATTGAGCAGGAAGCTCTTGCAACTCTTGTGGTCAATAGGCTTAGAGGTGCACTGAAGATTGCTGCTATTAAAGCCCCTGGTTTTGGAGAGCGCAAGAGTCAATACCTGGATGATATCGCTACTCTGACAGGAG GCACTGTCATCAGAGAAGAAATTGGACTGTCCCTGGACAAAGCAGACAAAGAAGTTCTTGGAAATGCCGCCAAGGTTGTAATTACTAAGGATTCCACAACAATTGTTGGAGATGGTACTACACAGGAGGAAGTAACCAAAAGGGTTACACAAATCAGGAACCAAATTGAG GCTTCTGAACAGGAATATGAAAAGGAAAAGCTAAACGAGAGGATAGCTAAGCTATCCGGTGGTGTTGCTGTCATTCAG GTTGGAGCACAGACTGAAACTgagctaaaagaaaagaaattgagGGTTGAAGATGCACTGAATGCAACAAAG GCGGCTGTCGAGGAAGGTATTGTTGTCGGTGGTGGTTGTACTCTTTTAAGGCTTGCATCTAAAGTTGATGCCATTAAAGAAACCCTTGAGAATGATGAACAGAAG GTCGGCGCTGAAATTGTTAGGAAATCCTTGAGTTATCCACTTAAACTGATTGCGAAGAACGCTGGTGTTAATGGCAGCGTGGTTCCCAAAAAG GTCCTTGTGAATGACAACTTCAGGTACGGTTACAATGCCGCTACAGGGAATTATGAGGATTTGATGGCTGCTGGTATTATTGATCCCACCAAG
- the LOC123133014 gene encoding 60 kDa jasmonate-induced protein: protein MGEQVLIARPERRCTDWSDDEAYGERLLEVLSVHVDGGRYPSGTVTVYDGKRGQKIYSRREDQPKPAPSTSSPRHHQNEILLTGPFRAIVANGCIGFVLNLHDGSQDQKKANQSQILVDLYDPTTKYDELISTKLDTGYGPAEVRYAVLSNAIECDVEVKLVLGDDSAPAYAHGTITACSELLKQDIVLFDGEIMDATSPELILPLARSVLAAPLKWSLKIEVVLRGSSGEELARDHVMFYPVLDDEHVSHAVANSGIFEVKMTWSDDQDY from the exons ATGGGGGAACAAGTGCTGATAGCAAGACCTGAGAGGAGGTGCACGGACTGGTCCGACGACGAGGCCTACGGGGAGCGTCTGTTGGAGGTGTTGTCCGTGCATGTTGACGGCGGACGGTATCCCAGCGGCACAGTGACCGTCTACGACGGTAAGCGCGGCCAGAAGATCTACAGCCGTAGGGAAGACCAGCCCAAACCAGCACCATCAACTTCTTCTCCTCGCCACCATCAG AATGAGATCCTGCTCACCGGCCCATTTCGGGCCATCGTGGCCAATGGGTGCATTGGGTTTGTGCTCAATCTCCATGATGGAAGCCAGGACCAGAAGAAAGCAAACCAGAGCCAGATACTCGTGGACTTGTATGACCCGACGACAAAGTATGACGAGCTCATCTCAACTAAACTGGACACTGGCTACGGCCCGGCAGAGGTCAGATATGCAGTGCTCAGCAACGCCATCGAATGTGACGTTGAGGTGAAACTTGTCCTTGGAGATGATTCGGCTCCTGCATATGCCCACGGGACGATCACGGCTTGCAGTGAGCTGCTGAAACAAGACATCGTGCTCTTCGATGGCGAGATCATGGATGCGACCTCGCCGGAGCTGATCCTTCCACTGGCTAGATCAGTCCTAGCAGCGCCACTGAAGTGGTCCCTAAAGATTGAGGTGGTTCTGAGAGGGTCCTCTGGTGAAGAGCTTGCGAGAGATCATGTCATGTTCTATCCTGTCCTTGACGACGAGCATGTATCGCATGCTGTTGCCAACAGTGGTATATTTGAAGTAAAGATGACATGGTCAGATGATCAAGATTACTAA
- the LOC123135383 gene encoding ruBisCO large subunit-binding protein subunit beta, chloroplastic isoform X2, with amino-acid sequence MASPFGGASTCGLKAAAPSGFTARKQLSLVSPLLVSLPQRARPGRRCSFRVNAAKELYFNKDGSAIKKLQLADLVGVTLGPKGRNVVLESKYGSPRIVNDGVTVAKEVELEDPVENIGAKLVRQAAAKTNDLAGDGTTTSVILAQGMIAEGVKIVAAGANPVQIARGIEKTTKALVGELRKMSKEVEDSELADVAAVSAGNNYEIGNMIADAMSKVGRQGVVTLEEGKSAENNLYVVEGMQFDRGYISPYFVTDSEKMSVEYENCKLLLVDKKINNARDLITLLEDAIKGGHPILIIAEDIEQEALATLVVNRLRGALKIAAIKAPGFGERKSQYLDDIATLTGGTVIREEIGLSLDKADKEVLGNAAKVVITKDSTTIVGDGTTQEEVTKRVTQIRNQIEASEQEYEKEKLNERIAKLSGGVAVIQVGAQTETELKEKKLRVEDALNATKAAVEEGIVVGGGCTLLRLASKVDAIKETLENDEQKVGAEIVRKSLSYPLKLIAKNAGVNGSVVPKKVLVNDNFRYGYNAATGNYEDLMAAGIIDPTKVVRCCLEHAASVAKTFITSDAVVVDIKESEKAPAANPMAGSGYGF; translated from the exons ATGGCTTCACCGTTCGGGGGCGCCTCCACCTGTGGCCTCAAGGCAGCCGCTCCTTCCGGATTTACGGCCAGGAAGCAGCTCTCCCTCGTTTCGCCCCTGTTGGTCTCGCTGCCCCAGAGGGCCAGGCCGGGGAGAAGGTGCAGTTTCCGAGTGAACGCTGCAAAGGAGCTGTATTTCAACAAGGATGGGTCGGCTATCAAGAAGCTGCAA CTTGCTGATCTGGTTGGAGTTACTCTTGGCCCAAAAGGACGGAATGTCGTCCTTGAGAGCAAATACGGGTCGCCTAGAATTGTCAATGATGGCGTTACGGTGGCAAAAGAG GTTGAGCTGGAGGACCCTGTTGAAAATATTGGAGCTAAATTGGTCAGGCAAGCTGCTGCTAAGACCAATGATTTGGCAGGTGATGGAACAACCACTTCTGTCATCCTTGCTCAAGGGATGATTGCCGAGGGTGTTAAG ATTGTAGCTGCCGGTGCTAATCCAGTACAGATTGCCCGTGGTATTGAGAAAACAACCAAAGCACTGGTCGGTGAGCTCCGAAAGATGTCCAAGGAG GTTGAAGATAGCGAACTTGCTGATGTTGCTGCAGTAAGCGCTGGAAATAACTACGAAATTGGCAACATGATAGCTGATGCTATGAGCAAAGTTGGGCGACAGGGGGTGGTTACACTTGAAGAAGGCAAGAGTGCTGAAAACAACCTCTATGTGGTTGAAGGCATGCAATTCGACCGCGGCTATATTTCTCCCTACTTTGTAACTGACAGTGAAAAAATGTCAGTGGAGTATGAGAATTGCAAG CTGCTTCTTGTGGACAAGAAAATTAACAATGCCCGAGATCTCATCACTCTTCTGGAGGACGCTATTAAGGGTGGGCATCCAATTCTAATAATCGCAGAGGATATTGAGCAGGAAGCTCTTGCAACTCTTGTGGTCAATAGGCTTAGAGGTGCACTGAAGATTGCTGCTATTAAAGCCCCTGGTTTTGGAGAGCGCAAGAGTCAATACCTGGATGATATCGCTACTCTGACAGGAG GCACTGTCATCAGAGAAGAAATTGGACTGTCCCTGGACAAAGCAGACAAAGAAGTTCTTGGAAATGCCGCCAAGGTTGTAATTACTAAGGATTCCACAACAATTGTTGGAGATGGTACTACACAGGAGGAAGTAACCAAAAGGGTTACACAAATCAGGAACCAAATTGAG GCTTCTGAACAGGAATATGAAAAGGAAAAGCTAAACGAGAGGATAGCTAAGCTATCCGGTGGTGTTGCTGTCATTCAG GTTGGAGCACAGACTGAAACTgagctaaaagaaaagaaattgagGGTTGAAGATGCACTGAATGCAACAAAG GCGGCTGTCGAGGAAGGTATTGTTGTCGGTGGTGGTTGTACTCTTTTAAGGCTTGCATCTAAAGTTGATGCCATTAAAGAAACCCTTGAGAATGATGAACAGAAG GTCGGCGCTGAAATTGTTAGGAAATCCTTGAGTTATCCACTTAAACTGATTGCGAAGAACGCTGGTGTTAATGGCAGCGTGGTTCCCAAAAAG GTCCTTGTGAATGACAACTTCAGGTACGGTTACAATGCCGCTACAGGGAATTATGAGGATTTGATGGCTGCTGGTATTATTGATCCCACCAAG GTTGTGAGGTGTTGCTTGGAGCATGCCGCATCGGTGGCGAAAACTTTCATCACCTCGGACGCCGTCGTGGTCGACATCAAGGAATCTGAGAAGGCGCCTGCCGCAAACCCAATGGCCGGTTCAG GTTATGGGTTCTAA